Proteins found in one Cinclus cinclus chromosome 8, bCinCin1.1, whole genome shotgun sequence genomic segment:
- the MCOLN3 gene encoding mucolipin-3 isoform X2, with the protein MENPEVAVSSCSAQDDENLCSYKRHSSVSQEGLLEDQLRRKLKFFFMNPCEKFWARGRKPWKLGIQLLKIVMVTVQLVVFGLSNQMVVAFKEENTVAFKHLFLKGYMDRMDDTYAVYTQTDVYDQIFFAINQYLQLPNISVGNHAYEKKGAEETPLAVCQQFYKRGIICPGNDTFDIDPEIVTDCLYIEPTTSLDNTTMGKHNLNFTLDFPRLVAVQLMFNLKAINLQTVRHHELPDCYDFTLRIVFDNKAHSGRIKISLDNDIAIRECKDWHVSGSIQKNTHYMMIFDAFVMLTCLASLILCTRSVIKGIWLQREFVSFFLYYYKKEVSFSDQMEFVNGWYILIMVSDVLTIVGSTLKMEIQAKSLTSYDVCSILLGISTMLVWLGVIRYLGFFQKYNLLILTLRAALPNVMRFCCCAAMIYLGYCFCGWIVLGPYHVKFRTLNMVSECLFSLINGDDMFATFAEMQQKSYLVWLFSRIYLYSFISLFIYMVLSLFIALITDTYETVKHYQQDGFPETELQRFISQCKDSPNSGRYRLEEESSASLFCCCNGCSKHI; encoded by the exons atggaAAATCCTGAAGTggctgtgagcagctgcagtgcgCAAGATGATGAAAACCTTTGCAGCTATAAACGACACTCATCAGTATCACAGGAGGGGCTTTTGGAAGATCAGCTTAGAAGGAagttaaaatttttcttcatgaacCCATGTGAGAAATTTTGGGCCCGGGGCAGAAAGCCTTGGAAACTTGGGATTCAGTTACTCAAAATAGTAATGGTTACAGTTCAG CTGGTGGTTTTTGGATTGAGCAATCAAATGGTGGTTGCCTTCAAAGAAGAGAACACTGTTGCATTCAAACATCTTTTCTTGAAAGGGTATATGGACAGAATGGATGATACCTATGCTGTATACACACAAACAGATGTCTATGACCAGATATTCTTTGCAATAAACCAG TACCTCCAGTTGCCCAATATCTCTGTTGGAAATCATGCTTATGAGAAGAAGGGAGCAGAAGAGACACCTCTGGCTGTTTGTCAGCAGTTCTACAAGCGAGGAATCATCTGTCCTGGAAATGACACCTTTGATATAGACCCAGAGATTGTGACTG ACTGCTTGTACATTGAGCCAACAACTTCATTAGACAACACAACAATGGGAAAGCACAATTTGAATTTCACTCTGGATTTCCCCAG ACTGGTGGCAGTACAGCTCATGTTCAATCTGAAGGCAATCAACCTCCAGACTGTTCGTCACCACGAGCTCCCCGACTGCTACGATTTCACTCTGAGG aTTGTGTTTGATAATAAAGCACACAGtggaagaattaaaataagTCTAGACAATGACATAGCAATCAGGGAATGTAAAGATTGGCACGTTTCTGGATCAA TACAGAAGAACACTCATTACATGATGATCTTTGATGCTTTTGTCATGCTGACTTGTCTGGCTTCATTGATCCTTTGCACCCGATCAGTGATTAAAGGAATTTGGCTCCAAAGG GAATTTGTAAGCTTTTTCCTATATTATTATAAGAAGGAAGTATCTTTCAGTGATCAAATGGAATTTGTCAATGGGTGGTACATCCTAATTATGGTTAGCGATGTCCTAACTATTGTTGGATCAACTCTAAAGATGGAGATACAAGCTAAG AGTCTGACAAGTTATGATGTCTGCAGCATACTCTTAGGAATATCAACTATGCTTGTTTGGCTTGGAGTCATTCGCTACCTAGGTTTCTTTCAGAAGTATAAT CTTCTCATCCTAACACTGCGAGCAGCATTACCCAATGTAATGAGGTTCTGCTGTTGTGCTGCTATGATCTACCTGGGTTATTGTTTCTGTGGATGGATTGTACTGGGACCATACCATGTGAAG TTTCGCACTCTGAACATGGTTTCTGAATGCCTTTTTTCATTGATTAATGGAGATGACATGTTTGCCACCTTtgcagaaatgcagcagaaaagTTACTTGGTTTGGTTATTCAGTAGGATATACCTCTACTCCTTCATCAGTTTGTTCATCTATATGGTGCTGAGTCTCTTCATTGCACTCATTACAGATACGTATGAAACAGTCAAG CACTACCAGCAAGATGGCTTTCCCGAGACAGAACTTCAGAGATTCATATCACAGTGCAAAGACTCACCAAACTCTGGGAGGTACAGGTTAGAGGAGGAAAGttctgcttctctcttctgTTGTTGTAATG GTTGTAGTAAACATATTTAA
- the MCOLN3 gene encoding mucolipin-3 isoform X3 — MENPEVAVSSCSAQDDENLCSYKRHSSVSQEGLLEDQLRRKLKFFFMNPCEKFWARGRKPWKLGIQLLKIVMVTVQLVVFGLSNQMVVAFKEENTVAFKHLFLKGYMDRMDDTYAVYTQTDVYDQIFFAINQYLQLPNISVGNHAYEKKGAEETPLAVCQQFYKRGIICPGNDTFDIDPEIVTDCLYIEPTTSLDNTTMGKHNLNFTLDFPRLVAVQLMFNLKAINLQTVRHHELPDCYDFTLRIVFDNKAHSGRIKISLDNDIAIRECKDWHVSGSIQKNTHYMMIFDAFVMLTCLASLILCTRSVIKGIWLQREFVSFFLYYYKKEVSFSDQMEFVNGWYILIMVSDVLTIVGSTLKMEIQAKSLTSYDVCSILLGISTMLVWLGVIRYLGFFQKYNVRISWDLHTVASHPNTASSITQCNEVLLLCCYDLPGLLFLWMDCTGTIPCEEMQQKSYLVWLFSRIYLYSFISLFIYMVLSLFIALITDTYETVKHYQQDGFPETELQRFISQCKDSPNSGRYRLEEESSASLFCCCNGCSKHI, encoded by the exons atggaAAATCCTGAAGTggctgtgagcagctgcagtgcgCAAGATGATGAAAACCTTTGCAGCTATAAACGACACTCATCAGTATCACAGGAGGGGCTTTTGGAAGATCAGCTTAGAAGGAagttaaaatttttcttcatgaacCCATGTGAGAAATTTTGGGCCCGGGGCAGAAAGCCTTGGAAACTTGGGATTCAGTTACTCAAAATAGTAATGGTTACAGTTCAG CTGGTGGTTTTTGGATTGAGCAATCAAATGGTGGTTGCCTTCAAAGAAGAGAACACTGTTGCATTCAAACATCTTTTCTTGAAAGGGTATATGGACAGAATGGATGATACCTATGCTGTATACACACAAACAGATGTCTATGACCAGATATTCTTTGCAATAAACCAG TACCTCCAGTTGCCCAATATCTCTGTTGGAAATCATGCTTATGAGAAGAAGGGAGCAGAAGAGACACCTCTGGCTGTTTGTCAGCAGTTCTACAAGCGAGGAATCATCTGTCCTGGAAATGACACCTTTGATATAGACCCAGAGATTGTGACTG ACTGCTTGTACATTGAGCCAACAACTTCATTAGACAACACAACAATGGGAAAGCACAATTTGAATTTCACTCTGGATTTCCCCAG ACTGGTGGCAGTACAGCTCATGTTCAATCTGAAGGCAATCAACCTCCAGACTGTTCGTCACCACGAGCTCCCCGACTGCTACGATTTCACTCTGAGG aTTGTGTTTGATAATAAAGCACACAGtggaagaattaaaataagTCTAGACAATGACATAGCAATCAGGGAATGTAAAGATTGGCACGTTTCTGGATCAA TACAGAAGAACACTCATTACATGATGATCTTTGATGCTTTTGTCATGCTGACTTGTCTGGCTTCATTGATCCTTTGCACCCGATCAGTGATTAAAGGAATTTGGCTCCAAAGG GAATTTGTAAGCTTTTTCCTATATTATTATAAGAAGGAAGTATCTTTCAGTGATCAAATGGAATTTGTCAATGGGTGGTACATCCTAATTATGGTTAGCGATGTCCTAACTATTGTTGGATCAACTCTAAAGATGGAGATACAAGCTAAG AGTCTGACAAGTTATGATGTCTGCAGCATACTCTTAGGAATATCAACTATGCTTGTTTGGCTTGGAGTCATTCGCTACCTAGGTTTCTTTCAGAAGTATAATGTAAGGATCTCCTGGGATCTTCATACTGTTG CTTCTCATCCTAACACTGCGAGCAGCATTACCCAATGTAATGAGGTTCTGCTGTTGTGCTGCTATGATCTACCTGGGTTATTGTTTCTGTGGATGGATTGTACTGGGACCATACCATGTGAAG aaatgcagcagaaaagTTACTTGGTTTGGTTATTCAGTAGGATATACCTCTACTCCTTCATCAGTTTGTTCATCTATATGGTGCTGAGTCTCTTCATTGCACTCATTACAGATACGTATGAAACAGTCAAG CACTACCAGCAAGATGGCTTTCCCGAGACAGAACTTCAGAGATTCATATCACAGTGCAAAGACTCACCAAACTCTGGGAGGTACAGGTTAGAGGAGGAAAGttctgcttctctcttctgTTGTTGTAATG GTTGTAGTAAACATATTTAA
- the MCOLN3 gene encoding mucolipin-3 isoform X5 — MENPEVAVSSCSAQDDENLCSYKRHSSVSQEGLLEDQLRRKLKFFFMNPCEKFWARGRKPWKLGIQLLKIVMVTVQLVVFGLSNQMVVAFKEENTVAFKHLFLKGYMDRMDDTYAVYTQTDVYDQIFFAINQYLQLPNISVGNHAYEKKGAEETPLAVCQQFYKRGIICPGNDTFDIDPEIVTDCLYIEPTTSLDNTTMGKHNLNFTLDFPRLVAVQLMFNLKAINLQTVRHHELPDCYDFTLRIVFDNKAHSGRIKISLDNDIAIRECKDWHVSGSIQKNTHYMMIFDAFVMLTCLASLILCTRSVIKGIWLQREFVSFFLYYYKKEVSFSDQMEFVNGWYILIMVSDVLTIVGSTLKMEIQAKSLTSYDVCSILLGISTMLVWLGVIRYLGFFQKYNVRISWDLHTVASHPNTASSITQCNEVLLLCCYDLPGLLFLWMDCTGTIPCEVSHSEHGF; from the exons atggaAAATCCTGAAGTggctgtgagcagctgcagtgcgCAAGATGATGAAAACCTTTGCAGCTATAAACGACACTCATCAGTATCACAGGAGGGGCTTTTGGAAGATCAGCTTAGAAGGAagttaaaatttttcttcatgaacCCATGTGAGAAATTTTGGGCCCGGGGCAGAAAGCCTTGGAAACTTGGGATTCAGTTACTCAAAATAGTAATGGTTACAGTTCAG CTGGTGGTTTTTGGATTGAGCAATCAAATGGTGGTTGCCTTCAAAGAAGAGAACACTGTTGCATTCAAACATCTTTTCTTGAAAGGGTATATGGACAGAATGGATGATACCTATGCTGTATACACACAAACAGATGTCTATGACCAGATATTCTTTGCAATAAACCAG TACCTCCAGTTGCCCAATATCTCTGTTGGAAATCATGCTTATGAGAAGAAGGGAGCAGAAGAGACACCTCTGGCTGTTTGTCAGCAGTTCTACAAGCGAGGAATCATCTGTCCTGGAAATGACACCTTTGATATAGACCCAGAGATTGTGACTG ACTGCTTGTACATTGAGCCAACAACTTCATTAGACAACACAACAATGGGAAAGCACAATTTGAATTTCACTCTGGATTTCCCCAG ACTGGTGGCAGTACAGCTCATGTTCAATCTGAAGGCAATCAACCTCCAGACTGTTCGTCACCACGAGCTCCCCGACTGCTACGATTTCACTCTGAGG aTTGTGTTTGATAATAAAGCACACAGtggaagaattaaaataagTCTAGACAATGACATAGCAATCAGGGAATGTAAAGATTGGCACGTTTCTGGATCAA TACAGAAGAACACTCATTACATGATGATCTTTGATGCTTTTGTCATGCTGACTTGTCTGGCTTCATTGATCCTTTGCACCCGATCAGTGATTAAAGGAATTTGGCTCCAAAGG GAATTTGTAAGCTTTTTCCTATATTATTATAAGAAGGAAGTATCTTTCAGTGATCAAATGGAATTTGTCAATGGGTGGTACATCCTAATTATGGTTAGCGATGTCCTAACTATTGTTGGATCAACTCTAAAGATGGAGATACAAGCTAAG AGTCTGACAAGTTATGATGTCTGCAGCATACTCTTAGGAATATCAACTATGCTTGTTTGGCTTGGAGTCATTCGCTACCTAGGTTTCTTTCAGAAGTATAATGTAAGGATCTCCTGGGATCTTCATACTGTTG CTTCTCATCCTAACACTGCGAGCAGCATTACCCAATGTAATGAGGTTCTGCTGTTGTGCTGCTATGATCTACCTGGGTTATTGTTTCTGTGGATGGATTGTACTGGGACCATACCATGTGAAG TTTCGCACTCTGAACATGGTTTCTGA
- the MCOLN3 gene encoding mucolipin-3 isoform X1 translates to MENPEVAVSSCSAQDDENLCSYKRHSSVSQEGLLEDQLRRKLKFFFMNPCEKFWARGRKPWKLGIQLLKIVMVTVQLVVFGLSNQMVVAFKEENTVAFKHLFLKGYMDRMDDTYAVYTQTDVYDQIFFAINQYLQLPNISVGNHAYEKKGAEETPLAVCQQFYKRGIICPGNDTFDIDPEIVTDCLYIEPTTSLDNTTMGKHNLNFTLDFPRLVAVQLMFNLKAINLQTVRHHELPDCYDFTLRIVFDNKAHSGRIKISLDNDIAIRECKDWHVSGSIQKNTHYMMIFDAFVMLTCLASLILCTRSVIKGIWLQREFVSFFLYYYKKEVSFSDQMEFVNGWYILIMVSDVLTIVGSTLKMEIQAKSLTSYDVCSILLGISTMLVWLGVIRYLGFFQKYNVRISWDLHTVGIYSVCCYKRTGRSIWLNSNCLHCFVQLLILTLRAALPNVMRFCCCAAMIYLGYCFCGWIVLGPYHVKFRTLNMVSECLFSLINGDDMFATFAEMQQKSYLVWLFSRIYLYSFISLFIYMVLSLFIALITDTYETVKHYQQDGFPETELQRFISQCKDSPNSGRYRLEEESSASLFCCCNGCSKHI, encoded by the exons atggaAAATCCTGAAGTggctgtgagcagctgcagtgcgCAAGATGATGAAAACCTTTGCAGCTATAAACGACACTCATCAGTATCACAGGAGGGGCTTTTGGAAGATCAGCTTAGAAGGAagttaaaatttttcttcatgaacCCATGTGAGAAATTTTGGGCCCGGGGCAGAAAGCCTTGGAAACTTGGGATTCAGTTACTCAAAATAGTAATGGTTACAGTTCAG CTGGTGGTTTTTGGATTGAGCAATCAAATGGTGGTTGCCTTCAAAGAAGAGAACACTGTTGCATTCAAACATCTTTTCTTGAAAGGGTATATGGACAGAATGGATGATACCTATGCTGTATACACACAAACAGATGTCTATGACCAGATATTCTTTGCAATAAACCAG TACCTCCAGTTGCCCAATATCTCTGTTGGAAATCATGCTTATGAGAAGAAGGGAGCAGAAGAGACACCTCTGGCTGTTTGTCAGCAGTTCTACAAGCGAGGAATCATCTGTCCTGGAAATGACACCTTTGATATAGACCCAGAGATTGTGACTG ACTGCTTGTACATTGAGCCAACAACTTCATTAGACAACACAACAATGGGAAAGCACAATTTGAATTTCACTCTGGATTTCCCCAG ACTGGTGGCAGTACAGCTCATGTTCAATCTGAAGGCAATCAACCTCCAGACTGTTCGTCACCACGAGCTCCCCGACTGCTACGATTTCACTCTGAGG aTTGTGTTTGATAATAAAGCACACAGtggaagaattaaaataagTCTAGACAATGACATAGCAATCAGGGAATGTAAAGATTGGCACGTTTCTGGATCAA TACAGAAGAACACTCATTACATGATGATCTTTGATGCTTTTGTCATGCTGACTTGTCTGGCTTCATTGATCCTTTGCACCCGATCAGTGATTAAAGGAATTTGGCTCCAAAGG GAATTTGTAAGCTTTTTCCTATATTATTATAAGAAGGAAGTATCTTTCAGTGATCAAATGGAATTTGTCAATGGGTGGTACATCCTAATTATGGTTAGCGATGTCCTAACTATTGTTGGATCAACTCTAAAGATGGAGATACAAGCTAAG AGTCTGACAAGTTATGATGTCTGCAGCATACTCTTAGGAATATCAACTATGCTTGTTTGGCTTGGAGTCATTCGCTACCTAGGTTTCTTTCAGAAGTATAATGTAAGGATCTCCTGGGATCTTCATACTGTTGGTATTTATTCTGTTTGTTGCTATAAGAGGACTGGAAGAAGTATCTGGTTGAATTCTAACTGTTTGCATTGCTTTGTGCAGCTTCTCATCCTAACACTGCGAGCAGCATTACCCAATGTAATGAGGTTCTGCTGTTGTGCTGCTATGATCTACCTGGGTTATTGTTTCTGTGGATGGATTGTACTGGGACCATACCATGTGAAG TTTCGCACTCTGAACATGGTTTCTGAATGCCTTTTTTCATTGATTAATGGAGATGACATGTTTGCCACCTTtgcagaaatgcagcagaaaagTTACTTGGTTTGGTTATTCAGTAGGATATACCTCTACTCCTTCATCAGTTTGTTCATCTATATGGTGCTGAGTCTCTTCATTGCACTCATTACAGATACGTATGAAACAGTCAAG CACTACCAGCAAGATGGCTTTCCCGAGACAGAACTTCAGAGATTCATATCACAGTGCAAAGACTCACCAAACTCTGGGAGGTACAGGTTAGAGGAGGAAAGttctgcttctctcttctgTTGTTGTAATG GTTGTAGTAAACATATTTAA
- the MCOLN3 gene encoding mucolipin-3 isoform X4 has protein sequence MDRMDDTYAVYTQTDVYDQIFFAINQYLQLPNISVGNHAYEKKGAEETPLAVCQQFYKRGIICPGNDTFDIDPEIVTDCLYIEPTTSLDNTTMGKHNLNFTLDFPRLVAVQLMFNLKAINLQTVRHHELPDCYDFTLRIVFDNKAHSGRIKISLDNDIAIRECKDWHVSGSIQKNTHYMMIFDAFVMLTCLASLILCTRSVIKGIWLQREFVSFFLYYYKKEVSFSDQMEFVNGWYILIMVSDVLTIVGSTLKMEIQAKSLTSYDVCSILLGISTMLVWLGVIRYLGFFQKYNVRISWDLHTVGIYSVCCYKRTGRSIWLNSNCLHCFVQLLILTLRAALPNVMRFCCCAAMIYLGYCFCGWIVLGPYHVKFRTLNMVSECLFSLINGDDMFATFAEMQQKSYLVWLFSRIYLYSFISLFIYMVLSLFIALITDTYETVKHYQQDGFPETELQRFISQCKDSPNSGRYRLEEESSASLFCCCNGCSKHI, from the exons ATGGACAGAATGGATGATACCTATGCTGTATACACACAAACAGATGTCTATGACCAGATATTCTTTGCAATAAACCAG TACCTCCAGTTGCCCAATATCTCTGTTGGAAATCATGCTTATGAGAAGAAGGGAGCAGAAGAGACACCTCTGGCTGTTTGTCAGCAGTTCTACAAGCGAGGAATCATCTGTCCTGGAAATGACACCTTTGATATAGACCCAGAGATTGTGACTG ACTGCTTGTACATTGAGCCAACAACTTCATTAGACAACACAACAATGGGAAAGCACAATTTGAATTTCACTCTGGATTTCCCCAG ACTGGTGGCAGTACAGCTCATGTTCAATCTGAAGGCAATCAACCTCCAGACTGTTCGTCACCACGAGCTCCCCGACTGCTACGATTTCACTCTGAGG aTTGTGTTTGATAATAAAGCACACAGtggaagaattaaaataagTCTAGACAATGACATAGCAATCAGGGAATGTAAAGATTGGCACGTTTCTGGATCAA TACAGAAGAACACTCATTACATGATGATCTTTGATGCTTTTGTCATGCTGACTTGTCTGGCTTCATTGATCCTTTGCACCCGATCAGTGATTAAAGGAATTTGGCTCCAAAGG GAATTTGTAAGCTTTTTCCTATATTATTATAAGAAGGAAGTATCTTTCAGTGATCAAATGGAATTTGTCAATGGGTGGTACATCCTAATTATGGTTAGCGATGTCCTAACTATTGTTGGATCAACTCTAAAGATGGAGATACAAGCTAAG AGTCTGACAAGTTATGATGTCTGCAGCATACTCTTAGGAATATCAACTATGCTTGTTTGGCTTGGAGTCATTCGCTACCTAGGTTTCTTTCAGAAGTATAATGTAAGGATCTCCTGGGATCTTCATACTGTTGGTATTTATTCTGTTTGTTGCTATAAGAGGACTGGAAGAAGTATCTGGTTGAATTCTAACTGTTTGCATTGCTTTGTGCAGCTTCTCATCCTAACACTGCGAGCAGCATTACCCAATGTAATGAGGTTCTGCTGTTGTGCTGCTATGATCTACCTGGGTTATTGTTTCTGTGGATGGATTGTACTGGGACCATACCATGTGAAG TTTCGCACTCTGAACATGGTTTCTGAATGCCTTTTTTCATTGATTAATGGAGATGACATGTTTGCCACCTTtgcagaaatgcagcagaaaagTTACTTGGTTTGGTTATTCAGTAGGATATACCTCTACTCCTTCATCAGTTTGTTCATCTATATGGTGCTGAGTCTCTTCATTGCACTCATTACAGATACGTATGAAACAGTCAAG CACTACCAGCAAGATGGCTTTCCCGAGACAGAACTTCAGAGATTCATATCACAGTGCAAAGACTCACCAAACTCTGGGAGGTACAGGTTAGAGGAGGAAAGttctgcttctctcttctgTTGTTGTAATG GTTGTAGTAAACATATTTAA